From Gottschalkia purinilytica, one genomic window encodes:
- a CDS encoding class I SAM-dependent methyltransferase → MNDKIEKEMIINEDSVSLDSYEKMAEYYFEYVDTKPFNAYYERPATVSLLPDVKGKTVLDAGCAAGWYTKYLLEKGASVTSIDFSPKMIEITKKRVGNKANVIRADLNEPLDFIKDESIDIVLSSLALHYVKNWVFVMNEFNRILKKSGQLIFSVHHPFTDFIEFNRENYFLTELLNDEWETNNGKVKVQFYTRPLNEVITPVIDGGFTIEKLLEPMPTEQFKMEQPKIYDRLTKRPQFLFIRAKKSID, encoded by the coding sequence TTGAATGATAAAATAGAGAAAGAGATGATAATAAATGAGGACTCAGTTTCGCTTGATTCCTATGAGAAAATGGCAGAATATTATTTTGAATATGTAGATACAAAACCATTTAATGCTTATTATGAGAGACCGGCTACTGTATCACTGCTTCCAGATGTGAAAGGAAAGACAGTTTTAGATGCAGGATGTGCAGCAGGCTGGTATACCAAATACCTGCTAGAAAAAGGTGCCAGTGTTACATCAATAGATTTTAGTCCTAAAATGATAGAAATAACTAAAAAAAGAGTTGGAAATAAAGCTAATGTTATAAGAGCTGATTTAAACGAGCCACTAGATTTTATTAAAGATGAATCAATTGATATCGTTTTGTCATCTTTAGCACTTCATTACGTTAAAAACTGGGTTTTTGTTATGAATGAATTTAATAGAATATTAAAAAAATCAGGACAACTGATTTTTTCAGTCCATCATCCATTTACGGACTTTATAGAATTTAATAGAGAAAATTATTTTTTGACGGAGTTATTGAATGATGAATGGGAAACGAATAACGGAAAAGTAAAAGTACAGTTCTATACAAGACCTCTAAATGAAGTTATTACACCTGTAATCGATGGAGGATTTACAATAGAAAAATTATTAGAACCTATGCCAACAGAACAATTTAAAATGGAACAGCCTAAGATATACGATAGATTAACCAAAAGACCCCAATTTTTATTCATAAGAGCAAAGAAATCCATAGACTAG
- a CDS encoding GNAT family N-acetyltransferase: MLFESSRIVLKKMTSSYAELYHSWRNNIEIMQSTNPLLDVYDLDETKEFINQVILGSHSSKSYIIVEKKSDTPIGITSLINIDYKNRNAECIIDIGEKDYWGKGYGTEALKLLLDYAFLEMNLHRVSLRVFSFNNNAIKLYEKLGFKYEGSSRQSLFREGTWHDIIHMGILQDEYVNYHHL; encoded by the coding sequence ATGTTGTTTGAATCTTCTAGAATTGTTTTAAAAAAAATGACATCAAGCTATGCAGAACTTTATCATTCATGGAGAAATAATATAGAAATTATGCAATCAACTAACCCACTTTTGGATGTATATGATTTAGACGAGACAAAGGAATTTATTAATCAAGTTATTTTGGGATCTCATTCGTCTAAAAGTTATATTATAGTAGAAAAGAAATCAGATACACCAATAGGAATTACTTCATTAATAAATATAGATTATAAAAATCGTAATGCCGAATGTATTATAGACATTGGGGAAAAAGATTATTGGGGAAAAGGATATGGAACAGAAGCGTTAAAACTTCTTCTTGATTATGCATTTCTCGAAATGAATCTTCACAGAGTATCATTAAGGGTTTTTTCTTTTAACAACAATGCAATCAAATTATATGAAAAATTAGGATTTAAATACGAAGGAAGTTCTCGTCAAAGTCTTTTTAGAGAAGGAACATGGCATGATATAATTCATATGGGAATTCTTCAAGATGAATACGTGAACTACCACCACTTATAG
- a CDS encoding MATE family efflux transporter: MNKNREELINGNMFKLLLKLSIPGIIGMLVIGLYNLCDAIFVGKLVGETALAAVSVSSPFTFINNCIAVLIGVGSSSILSRAIGAKNNKVIDKILGNLIISILVLSLAVTILGCLFTENLLRFSGAKGDILKLGINYLRISYIGSFFVNFSQSANMLIRGEGKMKEAMSIMALGAILNIILDPIFIKVLGLGVEGAAIATVIAQIIQALTTFIYFKRNKSIIPVNKLKFAFDLMPEILSVGGSAAMMQLMYLVQQTGLYKLASIYGGDEQLVLMGVALRILMFTFIPLWGMGQGLQPIVGMNFGAKKYDRVKDAVKIFSVASVLFIGILWGFYMIKPTVVLSWFLNDKSVIKNGYNLFRLMFLAFPVSGVIVMSMTFFQSIGKGGKSSVIILLKQVVLFMPLAIMLTKVIGIKGTWVSSTVTDLIVFLISLVLLAIEFKKLDNVKLEKSSVLK; this comes from the coding sequence GTGAATAAAAATCGTGAAGAATTAATTAATGGTAATATGTTTAAATTGCTTTTAAAGCTTTCTATTCCAGGAATTATAGGAATGTTAGTCATAGGATTATATAATTTATGTGACGCTATTTTTGTAGGAAAATTAGTAGGAGAGACTGCCTTAGCTGCTGTAAGTGTATCCTCTCCATTTACTTTTATAAATAATTGTATTGCTGTACTTATAGGTGTTGGCTCATCTTCAATTTTGTCTCGTGCCATTGGAGCTAAAAACAATAAGGTGATCGATAAAATTTTAGGTAATTTAATAATATCTATATTAGTATTATCATTAGCTGTTACTATATTAGGATGTCTTTTTACAGAAAACTTACTTAGATTTTCAGGAGCCAAAGGAGATATATTAAAATTAGGAATAAATTATTTAAGAATATCATACATTGGATCATTTTTTGTTAACTTTTCACAAAGTGCCAATATGCTCATAAGAGGCGAAGGAAAAATGAAAGAAGCTATGAGTATTATGGCATTAGGTGCAATATTAAATATTATCTTAGATCCAATATTTATAAAGGTTTTAGGTTTAGGTGTTGAAGGTGCTGCTATTGCTACAGTAATTGCTCAAATAATCCAGGCTTTAACTACATTTATATACTTTAAACGTAATAAATCAATAATACCAGTTAATAAATTAAAGTTTGCCTTTGATTTAATGCCAGAGATATTATCTGTAGGAGGTTCAGCAGCTATGATGCAACTTATGTATCTAGTACAACAAACTGGACTATATAAGCTTGCATCAATATATGGTGGAGATGAACAATTAGTATTAATGGGAGTAGCTCTTAGAATTTTAATGTTTACATTTATACCTTTATGGGGAATGGGACAAGGGCTTCAACCTATAGTTGGAATGAATTTTGGAGCAAAGAAGTATGATCGTGTTAAAGATGCAGTTAAAATATTTAGTGTAGCTTCTGTATTATTTATAGGGATATTATGGGGATTTTACATGATTAAACCTACAGTTGTTTTAAGCTGGTTCCTTAATGATAAATCAGTAATAAAAAATGGATATAATTTGTTTAGACTTATGTTTTTAGCCTTTCCAGTATCAGGAGTTATCGTTATGTCTATGACATTCTTCCAGTCAATAGGTAAAGGCGGGAAATCTTCAGTAATAATTCTTTTAAAACAGGTAGTACTTTTTATGCCTTTAGCTATAATGCTTACTAAAGTTATTGGAATTAAAGGAACTTGGGTCTCTTCTACAGTCACAGACTTAATAGTATTTTTAATTAGTCTTGTTCTTTTAGCAATTGAATTTAAAAAATTAGATAATGTAAAATTAGAGAAATCTTCTGTATTAAAATAG
- a CDS encoding ABC transporter permease, translated as MLNLLYTEILKLKRSKMFLISIIGASVTPFMCFIERLSMRKERPDIPILFKKFFSDTNFYFIVLIGILLYGVITAYIFNREYIEDTLKGLLTIPVSRISFIVSKFIMLLIWIMVLTIVSWILTLVFGLIGQFEGLSIKVLINSFKNYIIGGSFLFLLTTPVIFVTFLFKNFVPTIVFTIGITMVNVLITNSRYVALFPWSATVIITDNTFVSKYPLMYSYISIFVTSIIGFIATIVYFKKEDIN; from the coding sequence TTGCTTAATTTATTATATACAGAGATCTTGAAGCTTAAACGATCTAAAATGTTTTTAATTAGTATTATTGGAGCTTCAGTAACCCCCTTTATGTGTTTTATAGAACGTCTAAGTATGAGAAAGGAAAGACCGGATATACCTATTCTATTTAAGAAGTTTTTTTCTGATACAAATTTTTATTTCATTGTACTGATAGGAATACTTCTATATGGGGTAATTACTGCTTATATATTTAATAGAGAGTATATAGAAGACACATTAAAAGGCTTATTGACTATTCCTGTATCAAGAATAAGCTTCATTGTTAGTAAGTTTATTATGCTATTAATCTGGATTATGGTATTAACTATAGTTTCTTGGATATTAACTCTAGTTTTTGGACTAATAGGACAGTTTGAAGGTTTAAGTATTAAAGTATTGATAAATTCATTTAAAAATTATATTATAGGAGGTAGCTTTCTTTTTCTTTTGACAACTCCAGTTATATTTGTAACATTTTTATTTAAAAATTTTGTACCTACTATTGTATTTACCATTGGTATAACTATGGTGAATGTATTGATTACAAATTCAAGATATGTTGCTTTATTTCCATGGTCAGCGACGGTTATTATAACAGACAATACATTTGTTTCAAAATATCCTTTAATGTATTCTTATATTTCAATTTTTGTTACGTCTATTATTGGATTTATAGCAACTATAGTCTATTTTAAAAAAGAAGATATTAACTGA
- a CDS encoding GNAT family N-acetyltransferase, whose amino-acid sequence MIYKLDKKDYHKIRTILRTPDQINDLTLNAIISGTNRGNIYVDNLEYPRTALVDVVGISSIFIGDVYNEEFTSCLREFIDNQLKIDTYESCGGTYFITVINDKSWERALEEVISHRKYETDYEYYYKFDPERFNLLKRSYKPLPNGYQIKRINSEIINNDPDKIISKVLGEFWYSIDDFLKFGFGYCIMKGNRLISTCLSCCVNKNEHEINVETYYEEEMNKGLATWACVAYLEHCIKNVIIPHWSTLETNVESISLGEKLGFKFESKLKTLEFEF is encoded by the coding sequence ATGATTTATAAACTTGATAAAAAAGATTATCATAAGATAAGAACAATCTTACGAACACCAGACCAAATCAACGATCTAACTCTAAATGCTATTATTAGTGGTACGAATAGAGGTAATATATATGTTGATAATTTAGAGTATCCACGAACAGCGTTGGTTGATGTTGTTGGAATAAGTAGCATTTTCATTGGAGATGTATATAATGAAGAATTTACTTCTTGTTTACGTGAATTTATTGATAATCAGTTGAAAATAGACACATATGAATCATGCGGTGGAACCTATTTTATCACGGTCATAAATGATAAAAGTTGGGAAAGAGCATTGGAAGAGGTAATATCACACAGAAAGTATGAAACAGATTATGAGTATTATTATAAATTTGATCCTGAGAGGTTCAATTTATTAAAGCGTAGTTATAAGCCTTTGCCTAATGGATATCAGATTAAAAGAATTAACTCTGAGATTATAAACAATGACCCTGATAAAATTATTTCTAAAGTTTTAGGTGAATTTTGGTATTCAATAGATGATTTTCTTAAGTTTGGATTTGGCTATTGTATAATGAAGGGAAACAGATTGATTAGCACTTGCTTGTCCTGTTGCGTAAATAAAAATGAGCATGAGATTAATGTTGAAACATACTATGAAGAAGAAATGAATAAAGGATTAGCGACTTGGGCATGTGTAGCGTATTTGGAGCATTGTATTAAAAATGTGATAATACCGCATTGGTCAACACTTGAAACAAATGTTGAGTCGATTAGTTTAGGAGAAAAGCTGGGATTTAAGTTTGAGTCTAAGCTTAAGACATTAGAGTTTGAGTTTTAA
- a CDS encoding undecaprenyl-diphosphate phosphatase produces METISLVIKSIILGIVEGITEFLPVSSTGHLVIFQNLIGFKGINPKYVEMYTYVIQLGAILAVVILYWKKIKETLVNFFPQKVGYEKSGFKFWFMIFIACIPGGVFGILLDDLADKYLFTPVSVAATLFLGAIWMMYAEKKFRNNNLKGQELNVTVKQAVIIGLFQCLAIIPGMSRSASTIIGGWVSGLSTVAAAEFSFFLAIPVMVGMSFLKILKVGGILSLTSVELISLAVGFLVSFVVALAVINKFISYLKKKPMKIFAIYRMIFAVIVLVTGALGIFH; encoded by the coding sequence ATGGAGACAATATCTTTAGTAATAAAATCCATAATATTAGGAATTGTAGAAGGGATAACAGAATTCTTGCCAGTTTCTTCTACAGGACATCTTGTTATTTTTCAAAATTTAATAGGATTTAAAGGAATAAACCCAAAGTATGTTGAGATGTACACATATGTAATACAACTTGGAGCTATACTAGCGGTAGTTATACTTTATTGGAAAAAGATAAAAGAAACTCTTGTGAATTTTTTTCCACAAAAAGTTGGATATGAAAAATCAGGATTTAAGTTTTGGTTTATGATATTTATTGCTTGTATTCCTGGCGGTGTTTTTGGAATATTATTAGATGATTTAGCAGATAAATACTTATTTACACCAGTATCTGTAGCCGCAACTTTATTTTTAGGTGCTATATGGATGATGTATGCTGAAAAGAAATTCAGAAATAATAATTTAAAAGGACAAGAATTAAATGTTACAGTAAAACAAGCAGTGATAATCGGACTATTCCAATGTTTAGCTATAATTCCAGGAATGTCACGTTCAGCTTCAACAATTATAGGTGGATGGGTATCAGGGCTTTCTACTGTTGCAGCTGCTGAATTCTCATTTTTCTTAGCAATTCCAGTTATGGTTGGAATGAGCTTTTTAAAGATTTTAAAAGTTGGAGGTATACTTAGTCTTACATCCGTAGAATTGATTTCTCTTGCTGTTGGATTTTTAGTTTCATTTGTAGTGGCTTTAGCAGTAATTAATAAATTTATTTCATACTTAAAGAAAAAGCCAATGAAAATATTTGCAATATATAGAATGATATTTGCAGTTATAGTTTTAGTGACAGGAGCTCTAGGAATATTTCACTAA
- a CDS encoding response regulator transcription factor, producing MKKSILIIDDDIELCRLLKKCMETEGYNADVAHTGIEGLNLINTQDYQLIILDIMMPEMDGISTLTHIRETKNTPVLMLTAKDNEMDKVLGLKLGADDYITKPFSLSELTARVQSLIRRYVVLGAEPKKPHCMVFGSLVIDPSYMRVTYNKKDISLTGKEYDLLYFLASNPGQIFTKKQIYQNVWQDEYAYDDNNIMVHIRRLRKKIEPDPENPIYILTAWGMGYKFNGDVGNE from the coding sequence ATGAAAAAGAGTATTCTAATTATAGATGATGATATTGAATTATGTAGATTGCTTAAAAAATGTATGGAAACTGAAGGATACAATGCAGATGTGGCTCATACAGGCATAGAGGGTTTAAATTTAATTAATACCCAGGACTATCAGTTGATTATACTAGATATTATGATGCCAGAGATGGATGGAATTTCTACTTTAACTCATATACGAGAAACGAAAAACACTCCTGTATTAATGCTTACAGCAAAAGATAATGAAATGGATAAAGTTTTAGGATTGAAATTAGGAGCAGATGACTATATAACTAAGCCCTTTAGCTTGTCTGAGCTAACTGCAAGAGTACAATCATTAATTCGTCGTTACGTTGTACTTGGTGCTGAACCTAAAAAACCACATTGTATGGTTTTTGGCTCTCTTGTTATTGATCCTTCATATATGCGTGTGACTTACAATAAAAAAGATATTTCACTTACTGGAAAAGAGTATGATTTATTATACTTTTTAGCATCTAACCCTGGACAAATTTTTACTAAAAAACAGATATATCAAAATGTATGGCAAGATGAATATGCTTATGATGATAATAATATAATGGTACACATTAGAAGGTTACGCAAAAAAATTGAGCCAGACCCAGAAAATCCAATATACATTTTAACAGCTTGGGGGATGGGTTATAAATTTAATGGAGATGTGGGCAATGAATAG
- a CDS encoding TetR family transcriptional regulator has translation MAPKVSENYKKQKKNELLKAARRVFIKKGYTHSTMQDIMDEAGVSRGALYSYFDNIEHVFMEVLKFEDQIDIHFFEEDDQTHFWKQLTNWVESQQRNIETINESLLICKTEFFLTTYYLGNRGNHSYVTERYQKLVNSIKKFIQKGSERGEFQPRLSSESIALYLISFLDGLMLDTFHLGIERTKVNDQLKVLVFSLKEMLCPIIEK, from the coding sequence ATGGCACCAAAAGTAAGTGAGAACTATAAGAAACAAAAAAAGAACGAGTTGTTAAAAGCAGCAAGACGAGTGTTTATCAAAAAAGGATATACGCATTCTACTATGCAAGACATTATGGATGAAGCAGGAGTATCAAGAGGAGCCTTATATTCCTATTTTGATAATATTGAGCATGTTTTTATGGAAGTTCTTAAATTTGAGGATCAAATAGATATTCATTTCTTTGAAGAAGATGATCAAACTCATTTTTGGAAACAACTGACAAACTGGGTTGAATCACAACAGAGAAACATTGAGACTATTAATGAATCTCTTTTGATATGTAAGACAGAGTTCTTTTTAACAACTTATTACTTGGGAAATAGGGGAAACCATTCTTATGTAACTGAACGGTACCAAAAATTAGTGAATTCTATAAAAAAGTTTATCCAAAAAGGAAGTGAAAGAGGAGAGTTTCAACCTCGTTTATCCTCAGAATCAATTGCTCTTTATCTTATCTCATTTTTAGATGGATTAATGTTAGATACATTTCACTTAGGTATAGAGAGAACAAAAGTAAATGATCAGCTTAAGGTATTAGTTTTTTCATTAAAGGAAATGCTTTGTCCAATTATAGAAAAATAA
- a CDS encoding sensor histidine kinase — MNRDSIWFIIILIIVIVFFLYREWKYRCRIRETLRTLEDIISGNENFKIHVGAKEPIAPLIFKINQLVDSYQNDKINAFQAEQARKRMLSNLSHDVRTPLTSVLGYLDALCEGMAGQEADEYLHIAKDKAYALKEYIDELFTIAQIDADELQFNMENIDLFELLRSELIGWIPQLQKENITMEIEIPDEECFVMGDQHALTRIFSNLLQNALRYGKCNHFIGVSAWSDDSCVYFEVWDKGPGLSKDEILRVFERLYKGDSSRSTKGHGLGLTIAKELVQKMNGKISMESTPYIKTFVRVSLPKSKKK, encoded by the coding sequence ATGAATAGGGATAGTATTTGGTTTATCATAATACTAATCATAGTAATTGTCTTTTTCCTTTATCGTGAATGGAAGTATCGTTGTCGAATTCGTGAGACTTTACGTACATTAGAAGATATTATTTCAGGTAATGAAAATTTTAAAATACATGTTGGAGCTAAAGAGCCTATTGCTCCTTTAATATTTAAAATCAATCAGCTAGTAGATTCTTATCAAAACGATAAAATAAATGCATTTCAAGCAGAGCAGGCAAGAAAAAGGATGCTATCTAATTTATCCCATGATGTGCGTACACCATTGACATCAGTTTTAGGTTATTTAGATGCATTATGTGAAGGAATGGCTGGTCAAGAAGCAGATGAATATTTGCATATTGCAAAAGATAAAGCTTATGCATTAAAAGAGTATATTGATGAACTATTTACTATTGCTCAAATAGATGCAGATGAATTGCAGTTTAATATGGAGAATATTGACCTATTTGAACTCTTACGTAGTGAGCTTATAGGTTGGATTCCTCAGTTACAAAAAGAAAATATTACCATGGAAATTGAAATTCCAGATGAAGAATGTTTCGTAATGGGAGATCAACATGCATTAACGCGTATTTTCAGTAATTTACTTCAAAACGCTTTGCGTTATGGAAAGTGCAATCATTTTATTGGAGTATCTGCATGGTCTGATGATAGTTGTGTTTATTTTGAAGTGTGGGATAAGGGACCTGGACTTTCTAAAGATGAAATATTGCGAGTATTTGAACGTCTTTATAAGGGCGATTCTTCAAGATCAACGAAGGGCCATGGATTAGGTCTGACTATTGCAAAAGAGCTTGTACAGAAGATGAATGGAAAAATTTCTATGGAAAGTACTCCTTATATTAAAACTTTTGTGAGAGTGTCTCTTCCAAAAAGTAAGAAAAAGTAA
- a CDS encoding ABC transporter ATP-binding protein, translated as MQDWVLETKDLTRKFDEQVAVDGINLHVPKGSIYGLLGRNGAGKTTTLRMIMNLVKPTSGEIEVFGKKLNGNEKQIYPRIGSIIETPGFYQNLTGRENLAILARLRGIHRSDAIEYALSRVGLDKEPRKIVSQYSLGMKQRLGIAAAIMHEPELLILDEPINGLDPIGIQEMRSFLENLCKEKHVTIVISSHILTEIEQLADFIGIIHEGKLLEEITIEDLRKRNRKYIEFQVSNENKAVMLIEKHFNINDYEVREKGNIRVYSHLGQQGQINKMFVENDIEVLKINMSEDRLEDYFVNLIGGGTIA; from the coding sequence ATGCAAGATTGGGTTTTAGAAACAAAAGACCTTACACGAAAATTTGATGAACAAGTAGCAGTTGATGGTATAAATCTTCATGTTCCTAAAGGATCTATTTATGGTCTTTTGGGACGTAATGGTGCAGGTAAAACTACTACACTACGAATGATTATGAATTTAGTTAAACCTACTTCGGGTGAAATTGAGGTATTTGGAAAAAAACTGAATGGAAATGAGAAACAAATCTATCCCCGTATTGGATCAATTATTGAAACACCAGGATTTTATCAAAACCTTACAGGTAGAGAAAATCTCGCAATATTAGCTCGTTTACGTGGAATCCATCGTTCAGATGCTATAGAATATGCTCTCTCAAGAGTAGGTCTTGATAAAGAACCTAGAAAAATAGTATCTCAGTATTCTCTAGGAATGAAACAGCGCTTAGGAATTGCAGCTGCTATTATGCATGAGCCAGAACTATTGATTTTAGATGAACCAATTAATGGTCTAGACCCTATTGGAATACAGGAAATGCGAAGTTTTCTTGAGAATTTGTGTAAAGAAAAGCATGTTACTATTGTTATTTCAAGTCATATTCTTACAGAGATTGAACAACTGGCAGATTTTATTGGAATTATTCATGAAGGAAAACTACTAGAAGAAATCACTATTGAGGATCTTAGAAAAAGAAATCGTAAGTATATAGAATTTCAAGTATCTAATGAGAATAAAGCAGTTATGCTTATAGAAAAACATTTTAATATTAATGATTATGAAGTTCGTGAAAAAGGAAACATTCGTGTGTACTCGCATTTAGGTCAGCAAGGACAAATTAATAAAATGTTTGTAGAAAATGATATTGAAGTACTAAAGATTAATATGAGTGAAGATAGATTAGAAGATTATTTTGTAAATTTAATAGGGGGTGGTACTATTGCTTAA
- a CDS encoding MurR/RpiR family transcriptional regulator, with protein MSLESDFREQIRKQYATLTMSQKNIAKFVLDKPNLVALHPAKKIGEMTNTSETTVIRFCYALGYSGYSSLQMDIKKSLLTSNHQEGPVQKYHNSTINKMNKENFIEYTLKTQIDAIQQVLYELDKEIYQKAIEMIIHAEKVMVAGFMSANIPARWLSSILNTIKGNTYLYTGAMDDANYFFTEKETEWLVILISFSRHRKETLTFMKEAKLIGAKIIAITDGELSPIASEADLMIRVNAPKPEYVKGITTIFSVMEILINGVMMMDAENAQKRLKDFDKLSSRFYPFIED; from the coding sequence ATGAGTCTGGAGTCTGATTTTAGAGAACAAATTCGAAAGCAATATGCGACACTTACGATGAGTCAAAAAAATATCGCAAAGTTTGTATTGGATAAACCTAATTTGGTGGCACTTCATCCAGCAAAGAAGATTGGAGAGATGACAAATACAAGTGAGACTACAGTAATTAGATTTTGCTATGCTCTTGGTTACTCAGGATATAGTAGTCTTCAAATGGATATCAAGAAGTCTTTGCTTACAAGTAATCATCAAGAAGGTCCGGTTCAGAAGTATCATAATTCTACAATCAATAAGATGAACAAAGAAAATTTTATTGAATATACCTTGAAAACTCAAATAGACGCAATTCAGCAAGTTTTATACGAACTTGACAAAGAAATATATCAGAAGGCTATAGAAATGATTATCCATGCTGAGAAAGTAATGGTGGCTGGATTTATGTCTGCTAACATTCCAGCAAGATGGCTTTCTTCAATACTGAATACAATTAAGGGAAATACCTATTTATATACAGGTGCGATGGATGATGCTAATTATTTTTTTACTGAAAAAGAGACAGAATGGTTAGTTATTCTAATTTCTTTCTCACGTCATCGAAAAGAGACACTTACCTTTATGAAAGAAGCAAAACTAATTGGAGCTAAAATCATTGCCATTACTGATGGAGAATTATCTCCCATTGCTTCGGAAGCTGACTTAATGATAAGAGTGAATGCTCCTAAACCAGAATATGTAAAAGGGATAACTACGATTTTCTCTGTAATGGAAATATTAATTAACGGTGTGATGATGATGGATGCAGAGAATGCTCAAAAGCGACTTAAGGATTTTGATAAGCTTAGTAGTCGATTCTACCCCTTTATTGAGGATTAA
- a CDS encoding alpha/beta hydrolase family protein produces the protein MRTIEFFVIIINFLILIRVLLFRRGLTRNNIILLGVSSVVTSLQLFLEGYRWQMIPAYSVLMVLLLQIFIYPRKHVASTSLVTRIFKGCFIGLYLAAAVTLPLLMPIFSFNKPTGAYEVGTTTFHFIDNKRLEEYTEDPKDKRELMVQLWYPARTGSDESIAPYIANPKELASGLALTLPFPAFTFEHLGQVKTHSHQEAMLFEKKTSWPLLIFSHGMDQFRNQNTFQMEELASNGYIVAAIDHTYDAAATVFPDGRTALNRSQLDDGLPVLDEHISLWTQDVKFVLDKLEQLNRNDVNNRFYGAIDMKRIGMFGHSYGGATAMQILLEDDRVKAGINMDGGLYGKSAPKKGLAKPFMMMDTQDTEDYYIEANKKQSDLPTGSHEDIWNELVRRRQLAMAGGGYSLTIPNTDHMSYTDLKLISPLLKLKDEDPRYVHHIINDVSLSFFDKYVKGDNSINMEDISERYPEIGFVKH, from the coding sequence ATGAGAACTATAGAATTCTTTGTTATTATAATAAATTTTTTAATTTTGATTCGAGTCTTACTATTTAGGAGAGGTTTGACTCGTAACAATATTATTCTGCTTGGAGTTTCTAGTGTAGTTACATCATTACAACTGTTTCTTGAAGGATACCGATGGCAAATGATTCCTGCATATTCAGTGTTAATGGTGCTTTTATTACAAATTTTCATATATCCTCGTAAACATGTAGCTTCTACTTCTTTAGTAACACGCATATTTAAGGGCTGTTTCATAGGCTTATACTTGGCTGCTGCAGTTACTCTACCACTTCTTATGCCGATATTTTCATTTAACAAACCTACTGGAGCCTATGAAGTAGGAACAACTACGTTTCATTTCATAGATAACAAACGATTAGAGGAATATACTGAAGATCCAAAGGATAAGCGGGAACTTATGGTCCAGCTTTGGTATCCTGCTAGGACAGGAAGTGATGAGTCCATCGCTCCTTATATCGCTAATCCTAAAGAATTAGCTTCAGGTTTAGCATTGACGCTACCGTTTCCAGCATTCACTTTTGAGCATCTAGGACAGGTGAAAACTCATTCTCATCAGGAAGCAATGCTGTTCGAAAAGAAGACATCTTGGCCATTGTTAATATTCTCCCATGGTATGGATCAATTCCGTAATCAAAATACGTTTCAGATGGAGGAACTAGCAAGTAACGGCTATATAGTAGCAGCGATTGACCATACTTATGATGCAGCTGCTACTGTGTTTCCAGATGGACGAACTGCGCTTAACCGGTCTCAGTTAGATGACGGTCTTCCAGTACTAGACGAACATATATCTCTATGGACTCAAGATGTGAAGTTCGTTCTAGACAAATTGGAGCAGTTGAATCGAAATGATGTGAACAACCGATTTTATGGTGCTATTGATATGAAACGGATTGGCATGTTCGGTCATTCATATGGAGGAGCAACAGCTATGCAGATACTATTAGAAGATGATCGAGTGAAAGCAGGAATTAATATGGATGGTGGTCTGTATGGAAAGTCTGCCCCAAAGAAGGGGCTTGCTAAGCCGTTTATGATGATGGATACACAGGACACTGAAGATTATTATATAGAGGCTAATAAGAAACAATCTGATTTACCTACAGGTAGCCATGAGGATATATGGAACGAATTAGTACGACGAAGACAGCTTGCTATGGCGGGTGGTGGTTACTCTCTGACGATTCCAAATACGGATCACATGAGTTATACTGATCTCAAGTTGATCTCTCCATTGCTAAAATTGAAAGATGAAGATCCACGGTATGTCCACCATATTATCAATGATGTCAGTCTTTCGTTTTTTGATAAGTATGTCAAAGGAGATAATTCTATTAATATGGAAGATATATCAGAGCGTTATCCCGAAATAGGGTTTGTAAAGCACTAA